A genome region from Magnolia sinica isolate HGM2019 chromosome 8, MsV1, whole genome shotgun sequence includes the following:
- the LOC131252769 gene encoding probable LRR receptor-like serine/threonine-protein kinase At3g47570, with the protein MDPKTKTITTPYLLLTLLFCLLHPSTASNTTTDQLSLLQFKSSITTDPERILDSWTTNTTFCNWTGITCGSADQRVIALTLPNLRLSGTLSPHIANLSFLRTLDLQNNTFQGPLPREFGNLFQLQDLLLAWNRLNGRIPSSLSSCSKLQQLDLSDNEFEGLIPSELSSLAELQIMILANNHLTGHIPSSFGNLSSVNNLILQGNQLNGSIPAELGRLQKLVNIQFSGNNLTGEIPSSIFNISSLMHFKVTNNQLTGSLPSDLFFKLPDLMILYVAMNQLTGLIPSSLSNASTLEEADFSRNSFSGRIPMLGNLPSIVKLNFEFNQLVSDGPDGLDFITSLSNSRRLEIFSVGTNQLTGSLPSSIANLSRTLMMLEMEYNQIEGTLPAEIGNLVNLTMLSVRYNSLSGRIPSTVGNLQNLQKLSLQGNSFNGSIPESLGNLSELSELSLNNNHLTGTIPETLANCRRLQSLDLSSNGLEGIIPEEIFGIPSLALLFNLSHNSLSGPLPAEIGKLQTVQSIDVSENQLSGEIPASIGDCRSLVNLGMAGNSFQGPIPNQVGNLRGLEIIDLSSNNLSGSIPTSLESLQFLHSLNLSMNNLQGEVPEGGVFTNSTAISLDRNPNLCGGGATLGLPNCSGTRNKRSSSKVKVIIGVVVGVSALCFLCIVFLLLSKKRKSEKILTSDVISFDGTHTHQTMYTYYDLRAATDNFSEKNLIGEGSFGSVYRGVLRDGTMVAIKVFKMDRRDVSKSFIAECESMRNIRHRNLVRIISACSSSVFKALVLPFMPNGSLESWLHETDDDLKGREQRWLDLRRRLEIAVGIADAMEYLHHDCETPVVHCDLKPSNVLLDKDMNPHVGDFGLAKMILQNTSNHQLTSTMELKGSIGYIPPEYGLRGGVSTRGDVYSYGILLLELFTRKKSTDEMFGGDLTLRKWVAMALPDRVMDIIDSELIEKEQMWVDCLISVMKLGLHCSVDSPEERPTMRNVTLMIKAAREMLK; encoded by the exons ATGGACCCAAAGACCAAAACCATCACCACCCCATATCTCCTCCTCACTCTCCTCTTCTGTCTACTCCACCCTTCTACAGCCTCCAACACCACCACAGACCAACTTTCCCTCCTCCAATTCAAATCCTCCATAACCACAGATCCCGAACGAATTCTCGACTCATGGACCACAAACACCACATTCTGCAACTGGACCGGCATCACCTGCGGGTCAGCCGATCAGCGCGTAATCGCCCTTACATTACCCAACCTACGCCTATCAGGAACTCTATCACCCCATATTGCCAATCTCTCATTCCTCCGCACGCTCGACCTCCAAAATAACACCTTCCAAGGTCCACTTCCTAGAGAATTCGGCAACCTATTCCAATTGCAAGATCTCTTATTAGCTTGGAATCGCCTAAACGGAAGAATACCGTCTTCTTTGAGCTCATGTTCGAAGCTCCAACAGCTTGATCTGTCTGATAATGAATTCGAAGGACTGATTCCGTCTGAATTGAGCAGCCTAGCAGAGCTTCAGATCATGATCCTTGCAAACAATCATCTGACAGGTCATATACCATCTTCCTTTGGGAATCTATCATCAGTCAACAATCTAATTTTACAGGGAAATCAGCTGAACGGATCGATACCGGCCGAACTAGGCCGTCTTCAAAAGCTTGTGAATATACAGTTCAGCGGCAATAATCTAACGGGTGAAATCCCATCTTCGATCTTCAATATTTCTTCTCTgatgcatttcaaggtcacaaATAACCAGCTGACGGGTAGTCTCCCATCGGATCTGTTCTTTAAATTGCCAGATCTAATGATTCTCTATGTAGCCATGAATCAGCTGACAGGGCTGATTCCATCTTCTCTCTCCAATGCTTCAACCCTTGAAGAAGCTGATTTCTCTCGGAACAGCTTCAGTGGCCGGATTCCAATGTTGGGCAATTTACCAAGCATCGTAAAATTGAATTTCGAGTTCAATCAGCTGGTTAGCGACGGGccagacgggttggatttcatcaCATCCCTGTCGAATTCCCGCCGTCTTGAAATCTTTTCAGTTGGCACGAATCAGCTGACGGGCAGCCTTCCGTCGTCAATTGCAAACCTTTCCAGGACACTTATGATGCTAGAGATGGAATACAATCAGATAGAAGGAACCTTGCCAGCTGAAATCGGAAACCTGGTTAACCTGACCATGTTATCAGTTAGGTACAATTCACTGTCGGGAAGGATCCCATCAACCGTCGGGAATCTCCAAAATCTACAGAAGCTTTCCTTGCAGGGGAATTCCTTCAATGGGTCGATTCCTGAATCTCTTGGGAATTTATCAGAACTGTCTGAATTGAGCTTGAATAACAACCATTTAACAGGAACTATTCCTGAAACTCTTGCGAATTGCCGCCGTCTTCAGTCTCTAGACCTCTCTTCAAATGGCCTTGAAGGAATAATACCGGAAGAGATATTCGGCATCCCCAGCCTCGCACTGCTCTTCAATCTATCACACAATTCTCTAAGTGGGCCGCTCCCGGCTGAGATTGGAAAACTACAGACGGTCCAGTCGATCGACGTCTCCGAGAATCAGTTATCAGGGGAGATACCCGCTTCGATTGGAGACTGCCGGAGTCTGGTGAATTTGGGCATGGCAGGAAATTCATTCCAAGGTCCGATCCCGAACCAAGTTGGTAATTTGAGAGGTTTAGAGATCATTGATCTCTCATCAAACAATCTATCAGGCTCGATCCCAACTTCTTTAGAGTCTCTCCAGTTCCTTCATTCCTTGAATCTCTCCATGAACAATCTCCAAGGTGAGGTGCCGGAAGGAGGGGTCTTTACGAACTCCACCGCCATCTCTCTTGACAGGAATCCAAACCTCTGTGGGGGAGGAGCGACTTTGGGGCTACCCAATTGCAGTGGGACTAGAAACAAACGGTCTAGTTCAAAAGTGAAGGTGATCATAGGAGTGGTGGTTGGCGTCTCTGCGCTCTGCTTCCTCTGTATTGTCTTCTTGTTGCTTTCAAAGAAGAGGAAATCAGAGAAAATTCTAACATCCGATGTGATTTCATTTGATGGAACCCACACCCATCAGACAATGTACACATACTATGATCTTAGGGCTGCGACAGACAACTTCAGTGAGAAGAACTTGATCGGAGAAGGGAGTTTCGGGTCAGTTTACAGAGGAGTTCTGCGAGATGGGACCATGGTGGCAATCAAGGTCTTCAAGATGGACCGGCGGGACGTATCCAAGAGCTTCATTGCTGAGTGTGAGTCCATGCGTAACATCCGGCACCGGAACCTGGTCAGGATCATAAGTGCCTGCTCAAGCAGTGTGTTCAAGGCATTGGTCTTGCCATTCATGCCGAATGGGAGCTTGGAGAGTTGGCTACATGAGACGGATGATGATTTGAAGGGAAGAGAGCAGAGGTGGCTCGATCTGAGGCGGAGGTTGGAGATTGCGGTCGGCATTGCAGATGCAATGGAGTACCTGCACCATGATTGTGAGACTCCAGTGGTGCATTGCGATTTGAAACCAAGCAATGTTCTTCTTGATAAGGATATGAATCCACATGTGGGTGATTTCGGGCTTGCGAAGATGATTCTTCAGAACACCTCCAATCATCAGTTAACTAGCACGATGGAGCTTAAAGGATCGATCGGATACATTCCTCCAG AATATGGTTTGCGAGGTGGGGTATCAACTAGAGGAGATGTGTACAGTTATGGAATACTTCTGTTGGAGCTTTTCACCAGGAAGAAGTCGACGGATGAGATGTTCGGAGGGGACCTAACACTGCGGAAATGGGTGGCGATGGCGCTTCCTGACCGAGTTATGGACATTATAGATAGTGAATTGATAGAAAAAGAGCAGATGTGGGTAGACTGTTTGATCTCAGTAATGAAATTGGGTTTGCATTGTTCAGTTGATTCACCCGAAGAGCGGCCAACGATGAGAAAtgtaacattgatgatcaaagCTGCTAGGGAGATGCTCAAATAA
- the LOC131252771 gene encoding LRR receptor-like serine/threonine-protein kinase EFR: MDPKTKTITTPYLLLTLLFCLLHPSTASNTTTDQLSLLQFKSSITTDPERILDSWTTNTTFCNWTGITCGSADQRVIALTLPNLRLSGTLSPHIANLSFLRTLNLQKNTFQGPLPREFGNLFQLQDLLLAWNRLNGRIPSSLSSCSKLQQLDLSDNEFEGLIPSELSSLAELQILILAKNQLTGHIPSSFGNLSSLNNLILQRNQLNGSIPAELGRLQKLVNIQFSSNNLTGEIPSSIFNISSLTHFQVTNNQLMGSLPSDLFFKLPDLIILYVAMNQMTGLIPSSLSNASTLEEADFSKNSFSGRIPMLGNLLSIVALNFEFNQLVSDGPDGLDFITSLSNSRHLAVFSVGMNRLTGHLPSSIANLSRTLVMLEMEYNQIEGTLPAEIGNLANLTMLSVRYNSLSGRIPSTIGNLQNLQKLSLQGNSFNGSIPESLGNLSVLSELSLNGNHLTGTNPETLANCRRLQSLDLSANGLEGTIPDEIFGIPNLALLFNLSHNSLSGPLPAEIGKLQMVQSIDVSENQLSGEIPASIGDCRSLVNLGMAGNSFQGPIPSQVGNLRGLEIIDLSSNNLSGSIPTSLESLQFLHSLNLSLNNLQGEVPEGGVFTNSTAISLDRNPNLCGGGATLGLPNCSGTRNKRSSLKVKLIIGVVVGVSAFCFLCIVFLLLSRKRKSVTTPTADVVSFDGPLTMYTYYDLRAATDNFSEKNLIGEGSFGSVYRGVLRNGTMVAIKVFKMDQRDASKSFIAECESMRNIRHRNLVRIISACSSSVFKALVLPFMPNGSLESWLHETDDELQGRERRWLDLRQRLEIAVGIADAMEYLHHDCEIPVVHCDLKPSNVLLDKDMNAHVGDFGLAKLILQNTSNHQLTSTMELKGSIGYIPPEYGLRGGVSTRGDVYSYGILLLELFTRKKSTDEMFGGDLTLRKWVVMALPDRVVDIVDSDLIEKEQIWVDCLISVMRLGLDCSVDSPEERPTMRNVSLMIKAAREMLK; this comes from the exons ATGGACCCAAAGACCAAAACCATCACCACCCCATATCTCCTCCTCACTCTCCTCTTCTGTCTACTCCACCCTTCTACAGCCTCCAACACCACCACAGACCAACTTTCCCTCCTCCAATTCAAATCCTCCATAACCACAGATCCCGAACGAATTCTCGACTCATGGACTACAAACACCACATTCTGCAACTGGACCGGCATCACCTGCGGGTCAGCCGATCAGCGTGTAATCGCCCTTACATTACCCAACCTACGCCTATCAGGAACTCTATCACCCCATATTGCCAATCTCTCATTCCTCCGCACGCTCAACCTCCAAAAGAACACCTTCCAAGGTCCACTTCCTAGAGAATTTGGCAACCTATTCCAATTGCAAGATCTCTTATTAGCTTGGAATCGCTTAAATGGAAGAATACCGTCTTCTTTGAGCTCATGTTCGAAGCTCCAGCAGCTTGATCTGTCTGATAATGAATTCGAAGGACTGATTCCGTCTGAATTGAGCAGCCTAGCAGAGCTTCAGATCTTGATCCTTGCAAAAAATCAGCTGACAGGTCATATACCATCTTCCTTTGGGAATCTATCATCACTCAACAATCTAATTTTACAGCGAAATCAGCTGAACGGATCGATACCGGCCGAACTAGGCCGTCTTCAAAAGCTTGTGAATATACAGTTCAGCAGCAATAATCTAACGGGTGAAATCCCATCTTCGATCTTCAATATTTCTTCTCTGACGCATTTCCAGGTCACAAACAACCAGCTGATGGGTAGTCTCCCATCGGATCTGTTCTTTAAGTTGCCAGATCTAATTATTCTCTATGTAGCCATGAATCAGATGACAGGGCTGATTCCATCTTCTCTGTCCAATGCTTCAACACTTGAAGAAGCTGATTTCTCTAAGAACAGCTTCAGCGGCCGGATTCCAATGCTGGGGAATTTACTAAGCATCGTGGCATTGAATTTCGAGTTCAACCAGCTGGTTAGCGATGGGccggatgggttggatttcatcaCCTCTCTGTCAAATTCTCGCCATCTTGCAGTCTTTTCAGTTGGTATGAATCGGCTGACAGGCCACCTTCCGTCGTCAATCGCAAACCTTTCCAGGACACTTGTGATGCTAGAGATGGAATACAATCAGATAGAAGGAACCTTGCCTGCTGAAATCGGAAACCTGGCTAACCTGACCATGTTATCAGTTAGGTACAATTCACTGTCGGGAAGGATCCCATCGACCATCGGAAATCTCCAAAATCTACAGAAGCTTTCCTTGCAAGGGAATTCCTTCAATGGGTCGATTCCAGAATCTCTTGGGAATTTATCAGTACTGTCTGAATTGAGCTTGAATGGCAACCATTTAACAGGAACTAATCCTGAAACTCTTGCTAATTGCCGCCGTCTTCAGTCTCTAGACCTCTCTGCAAATGGCCTTGAAGGAACAATACCAGATGAGATATTCGGCATCCCCAACCTGGCACTGCTCTTCAATCTATCACACAATTCTCTAAGTGGGCCGCTCCCGGCTGAGATTGGAAAACTACAGATGGTCCAGTCGATCGACGTCTCCGAGAATCAGTTATCAGGGGAGATACCCGCTTCGATTGGAGACTGCCGGAGTCTGGTGAATTTGGGCATGGCAGGAAATTCATTCCAAGGTCCGATCCCAAGCCAAGTTGGTAATTTGAGAGGTTTAGAGATCATTGATCTCTCATCAAACAATCTATCAGGCTCAATCCCAACTTCTCTAGAGTCTCTCCAGTTCCTTCATTCCTTGAATCTCTCCTTGAACAATCTCCAAGGTGAGGTGCCAGAAGGAGGGGTCTTTACGAACTCAACCGCCATCTCTCTTGACAGGAATCCGAACCTCTGTGGGGGAGGAGCGACTTTGGGGCTACCCAATTGCAGTGGGACTAGAAACAAACGGTCTAGTTTGAAAGTGAAGCTGATCATAGGAGTGGTGGTTGGCGTCTCTGCGTTCTGCTTCCTCTGTATTGTCTTCTTATTACTTTCAAGGAAGAGGAAATCAGTGACAACACCGACAGCCGATGTGgtttcatttgatgggcccctcaCAATGTACACATACTATGATCTGAGGGCTGCGACAGATAACTTCAGTGAGAAGAACTTGATCGGCGAAGGGAGCTTTGGGTCTGTTTACAGAGGAGTTCTGCGCAATGGGACCATGGTGGCAATCAAGGTCTTCAAGATGGACCAGCGGGACGCATCCAAGAGCTTCATTGCTGAGTGTGAATCCATGCGTAACATCCGGCACCGGAACCTGGTCAGAATCATAAGCGCCTGCTCGAGCAGTGTGTTCAAGGCATTGGTCTTGCCATTCATGCCGAATGGGAGCTTGGAGAGTTGGCTACATGAGacggatgatgaattgcagggaAGAGAGCGGAGGTGGCTCGATCTGAGGCAGAGGCTGGAGATTGCAGTCGGCATTGCAGATGCAATGGAGTACCTGCACCATGATTGTGAGATTCCAGTGGTGCATTGCGATTTGAAACCAAGCAATGTTCTTCTTGACAAGGATATGAATGCACATGTGGGTGATTTCGGGCTTGCAAAGTTGATTCTTCAGAACACCTCCAATCATCAGTTAACTAGCACGATGGAGCTAAAAGGATCGATTGGATACATTCCTCCAG AATATGGTTTGCGAGGTGGGGTATCGACTAGAGGAGATGTGTACAGTTATGGAATACTTCTGTTGGAGCTTTTCACCAGGAAGAAGTCGACGGATGAGATGTTCGGAGGGGACCTAACACTGCGGAAATGGGTGGTGATGGCGCTCCCTGACCGAGTTGTGGACATTGTAGATAGTGACTTGATAGAAAAGGAGCAGATATGGGTAGACTGTTTGATCTCAGTAATGAGATTGGGTTTGGATTGTTCAGTTGATTCACCCGAAGAGCGGCCCACGATGAGAAATGTATCATTGATGATCAAAGCTGCTAGGGAGATGCTCAAATAA